Proteins found in one Acetonema longum DSM 6540 genomic segment:
- the plsY gene encoding glycerol-3-phosphate 1-O-acyltransferase PlsY, whose amino-acid sequence MTMILVILLGYLIGSIPNGLIIGRVLCGVDIRQFGSKNIGATNAFRVLGPWPAFWVLLTDAAKGIAGVYIGQILLGTSLAMLVGGIAAMAGHNWSLFLGFKGGRGVATGLGVIAVLMPKITFTVFVIWAVIVYFTRYVSLGSIVGAALLPVFVWVTGEKVEYFYFAVLASLFVIIRHRPNIERLLRGEELKIKAGNLAAKKDQEREN is encoded by the coding sequence ATGACAATGATCCTGGTTATTCTCTTGGGGTATCTGATCGGCTCCATACCCAACGGGCTTATTATCGGTCGCGTCCTGTGCGGTGTTGATATACGCCAGTTCGGCAGCAAGAATATTGGCGCAACCAACGCTTTTCGCGTGCTGGGTCCCTGGCCGGCTTTCTGGGTCTTGTTGACCGATGCGGCCAAAGGGATTGCCGGCGTATATATCGGGCAGATTTTACTGGGAACTTCTTTGGCGATGCTGGTCGGCGGCATTGCCGCCATGGCAGGGCATAACTGGTCGCTCTTTCTGGGGTTCAAGGGAGGCCGGGGCGTTGCTACCGGCCTGGGCGTGATTGCGGTGTTGATGCCGAAAATTACCTTCACTGTTTTTGTGATCTGGGCGGTCATCGTTTATTTTACTCGCTATGTATCTTTAGGTTCAATTGTTGGCGCTGCTTTATTGCCGGTATTTGTCTGGGTTACCGGAGAGAAAGTGGAGTATTTTTATTTTGCCGTATTAGCCAGTTTGTTTGTCATTATAAGACACAGACCCAATATCGAGCGGTTATTGCGGGGCGAAGAACTCAAGATTAAGGCGGGAAATCTGGCCGCTAAAAAGGATCAGGAGAGGGAGAACTAA